The Streptomyces armeniacus genomic interval TGCCACCGGGGCCCGGGCTCCGGGGCTGTCGGCGGGCCGGGGCGGGCAGGCTGGTGCGCCGCAGCAGCATGAGCATCGCCGTGTTCCGCGCCATTCGCAGCGGTGCCGGGGAGTGCGGGGTGGTGAGCACGGTGGAGCGGAAGATGAACCGCATGCACCAGCCCGGGATCTTGAACAGCACCCAGAACAAGGCGATACCCGCCAACGTGGTGCCCAACTGGTTCGGTTTCGGCAGTCCGAGCAGCGTGGAACCGGGCGCGAAGAACAGCTTGAGCGCCACGATGAACGTCAGCGACTGCGCGATCTGAATCGTCAAGCACGCGCCCAGGGCCCGACACCACAGCCGGGCGACTGCCTCGGTGACAGGGTGTGCGTGGCAGGCCAGTGCCAGCGGAGCAGCCACCGCGAGGATCGCCATGAACGCGACCCGCACGATGTAGCCCATCAGGACGCCCAGCATTAGCGCGGCGGCCACGATCGCCAGCAGGATCAGGTACACGGCCAGCCCTTTGACCCCGAACGCCATGAAGGGCAGTGACTTCTCCACCAGCCCTTGGCCCGCGTCGGCCAGGTCGGTGCCCATGATCGAGGCGGACAGGGCGTTGGCCAGCGCGATGGCCTTGCCCATGACCGTCAGCGAACTGGCAGCGGCGATCAGGCCGATGACCAGCCGGGGTGCGATCTGCTTCAGCGCGTAGCGGGTCTGGACGGTCTCGTAGCCCATGACGGTCAGCCCGCCGGCCATGACGAACAGCACGTACAGACTGACGGCGGTGGCCATGGACGCCTTCCACAGGCGGCGCAGATCCGCGTGCTCGGTCACATCCGGAGTGGTCAGGTACGTGGCGGACAGCAGCTTCCGCAACGGCTTCATCACCTGGTCGACCACCATGCCCAGGAATCCGGTGACGGCGTCGGTGACCATGGCCGGGATGTCCACGAGGCCGTCCAGCCCGACGCCGTTGGCCGGAGTGCACTCCCGCCCATCCGCCTCACACGCGGGAGGCGACGGTCCAGGTGACGGCTCCCGCGTGGGCTGCTTCCCTTTCGGCTCAGGCTCGGCCTCCGGAGCCTTCGTCGACGGAGGCCCCGGGGTAGGGCCCGGCGTCGGACCGGGAGCGGGTTCCGGCGCGGTCGGACCGGCCTCCGGCTGACCGGGAGTCGGGCCCGGTTGAGGCGAGGGCTCGACGGGCGCAGCGACCGCAACCGGAGCGAGAGCCAGAAGAACAAGGCAGAACAGCGCTACCCCGGCAGACCGTCCCGGGCCGAGCGCGCGGCGGCACCGCCTGCGCGGCGTCACGAGCCGCCGTTCCCTTCGGCGCCGATGATGCCCTGGAGGACTTCGGTGATGACGGGTGCCAGCACCGCGATCCCGTAGCCGATCGCAGCGGCCTTCAACGCCCGCTTGGCCGCCTCGACTTCTCCGGGGTCGCCCGAGGCCATCAGATAACGGGCGCCGCCGAGGGTGAGGAACAAGGTGGCGAGACCGGCGCTGATGCCGACGATCCAGTTCCGCAGGTTGGAGATCACCTCTGGAACGGTTGCCAGCGCCCACGCCGGCCTCGCCTCGGCGAGCAGCAGCACCGCGCCCGTTCCGCCCGCGACCAGCACCCGTACGGCCAGCCGCCGCACCGGCAATCGCCGGAGCCTACCCCCACGTGCGTTCGGCACAGCACTCCTCCAACCAGCGGAAAGGCAGCGGACGGACGGCCAGAGGCGCTACGGACCCGCCGGTGCGGGAGGAGCCGATCCCCTGCCCGGGCGCTCCTCCTTCACGAAAGCGCGGCGGACAAGACCGTTCTCGGGGGTCAGCACGAGTCGGCCGTGCTCATCCCGCACCGGATCTGGCCGACGGCTCACCGGATTGCGGTGGTGGCCGTCACGCACAGATAGAGATCCCGGCCAGGGGAATTGACACACGCCGGGCCGGGACTCCCCATCCGGCCTACACCGTGCGCATCCGCGGCCGTACCCACGCGGCCAGGTGCTCCTCTGCCGCCCGACGGTGCCGGTAGAGCGTGCGCCAGCTGATGCCGCGCGCTGCGGCGAGATCCTTCACCGACTCACCACCCAGCCGGGTACGAGCGATCAGCCGCGCCTCCTCGACCCTCAGCACGCCGGCGGCCATGGCCGCCCCCAGCACGGCGAACTCGTCGCACTCCTCGAATCCGGAAGCATCCGACGCCACGGGCGGCAGCGTGGCCGTCTCGTCGACGACCTCACGCCGCGCCCGCCGTCGGGCACCGTCGATGATCCGATGCACCTCCCGGTCGGCCGCATTGAACAGCGCACGGTGGGGTTCCCCATGCCCCGGCTCCAGCTCGGCCAGCGCCGTGGCCACCGCCGCCAGCGCACCCTGCTCCACCTCCGCGCGCTCCAAGTGCCCCGGAAGCGCCTGCCGCTTGAGCATCCGGATCAGCACCGGAACGGTCATCGCCACCGCGACCAGGTTCCAGGGCTCACCCAGCCGGTGAGCGCGGCGCACCACTTCCCGCCAGGTCTCGGTCCGCAGCGCGGGCGACGTGGCCGGGTGCGCCAAGTGGGCACGCACCCGGCTAACGGGCCACTGGTCCTCCTCCGGCTGCTCGCACACCAAGTGCGCGGGCAGCGTCAGCGGACGCTCCCCTTGAGCGAGAACGTGGAAAGCCTCTTCGAATTCCCCAAGCGGCGAACGGGCCTGGGAGCTGTAGGCGGGCGTGAGACAGGAGCGCATGAGCACCTCCATGAATCGGCGGATTGCTTCCGCCGCCACAGCTGTCAGGGCACCGCGTCACCAACGGGCCGTCCGCGAGCCCCCGAGGGCATGTTGGCTCGCGGACGGCCCGCCGCGTACGAATGAGCTGCCACTGGCTCGCCCTCCCGGCCTGCTCCGACACACGCCGCACCCACTCGGGTATCGAACACGAAGAAGTTCTTGGCCGCCCGAGGCCACCCGACGGGCCAATGCACACGTGGCACGGAGGTGGCTCGCAGAGGGCTCGCCACTGGCTCGGATCCACTCTCACCTGCGCGAACATCCGGACCGGCTCGGCGAGGTCCTGTCGCAGTCGGCTTCCACCACAGCCCGTGTGGCGGCTCGAACGCGGCACGATCCGGTGGCAAAAACCGTGCCCGCGACCTCTATGACTACACGTCAGCACGAGCAGGCCGGATCCCCTCCCGAGCGCCGCACGCGATGCCGCACACACCATCGAGCTCCAACGCTCACCGCCCCACCCGTAATCGACTCCCGGCGACCCTCTGGCTCCCCGGCCCCGATCAGCCCTACGCGGCCCCCGCCGCGGGACAGGTACTGCCGGACTGGGCCATCGACAGAATCCGCACCGAGATCATCCCCCGACCGGACAACCGCCCCTCGCCACTGCTTCGCGTGCGCGTCGAGCAGACGGGGTCGGGAACGGACACCGAGGTGCGCACCGTGGTCTCCGGCTCCCCAGGCGAAGACGACGCTGATCAGGCCGTGCCCGGCGTCCCTCTGCTGCTGGCCGAGATCCACCCCGACACCTTCACCCCGCCCGCCTGCGGAACACCAGCCCCGCTCAGCCAGCCGCCGGAGACGGCGCAGGACGCCTGGCCGGGCTTCTTCCACCGAGCGCACCGTCTCCTGCCACCCGAAGGGCTTCTCCTCGTCGCCACCCGACAGCGACGAGACGACGGCGAGCTGACCGACCCCCTGGGCGAGGTGATTGCCTCCGCCCGCACCGCGGGCTTCACCTACCTCCAGCACATCGCCGTCATCCACGCCCACGCGGTCGGCAACCGCCTCGTTCCAGACTCCGGCACGGACCTGCCACCAGGGCTGGCCCACTCCGACCTGCTCATCCTCTCCCCGCACCCCTACGTCTGAGCCCGAACGGAGACCCGTGCACGAGCACCGCCCGTCAGCCGCCCCCTCGGTGTGGAACACCGCTCCGACATCCGCCCCACACCAGCGCAAACGCCGAGGCTACGTCCCCGAAAGCGCCGCCCACCCCGCCAAGATGCTCCCCGTGCTCGCGGCCACCGCCATCCAGACCTACTCCCGGCCCGGCGACCTCGTTCTCGACCCGATGTGCGGCATCGGCACCACGCTGGTCGAAGCCGGGCACCTGGGCCGGCACGGTATCGGCGTCGAATACGAACCCCGCTGGGCACACGCCGCCGCCCGCAACGCAGTCGCCGTAGCCCGCGAAGGCGACGCACCCCCGGGAGAGGTGTACTGCGGCGACGCCCGACACCTCACCCGCCTCATCCCCACCCGCCACCACGGCCGCATCGCCCTCGTCCTCACCTCACCCCCATACGGCAAGTCTCTCCACGGCCAGGTCCGCTCCACCCGCGAAAGCGGCGAACGAGGCGTCACCAAGAAGGACAACCGCTACAGCCGAGACCCCGCCAACCTCGCCCACCAGAGCGCAGACCACCTCCTGGCCGCGTTCACCGAGATCCTCGCCCAGTGCCGGACCGTGCTACGCCCAGGAGGCACCGTCGTGGTCACCACACGCCCCTGGCGCGAACGCGGAGAGCTCATCGACCTCCCCACAGCAGTGCTCGCCGCCGGACGCCAGGCCGGACTCATCCCCGCCGAACGCAACGTCGCACTCCTCGCCGGCATCCGCGACGGCCAACTCGTTACCCGCCCCTCCTTCTTCCAGCAGAAGAACGTCAGCGACGCCCGCCGACGCGGCATCCCCCTCCACCTCATCGCCCACGAAGACATCCTTGTCTTGCGCAAATGCAAGCTCGAATCCGCAGCTCCCCACCCCGGAGCACGATCGTTCCCGCCGCCCTGCGCCCAGAAGGCGGGAGCGGTCGTAGTCGCTGCCTGGTGACTTCAGCCCGTGGTGGTCGCCGAGTTCTGTCTTGCGACAGGGCGACAGGGGAGCGTCCGTTCTCAGCCAATATGTCCTGCCCGGGTTTTCCATCCGGCCAATTCGCCAAAACATCTCTCCAGGACCGACGAGTGGGGCCTGGCTCGTAGCGAGGGGGGATGGCTTGATGGCGGTTGAGCCGACGGAGACCGCGTGGCGTATTCAGGCATCTATTGCAGACTGGACAGCAAAGGCCGATTCGAAGGCGTCGTTTGCCCTGACGATGCAGTCCACAGCCTTGGCTGTCTTGGGCCTGCTGGCAACTTCCAAGCGGGCGACCGGTGATCTCGATTCCACCCTTGCTCGACTGCTCTTATGGGTGGGCGTTGTGCTCATGGTCGGTGGAGTCAGTTGCGCGGCCTGGGCGATCTCCCCCAACCTTCGAAAGCAGCGACGAGGGCCGGAGAGCAACGACGATTTCTTGTACTTCGGGCATGTTCGACACCTGGAGCCGACGACACTCGAAGCGGCACTTCGAAACAAGGACCCGTTGCCGACCTTGTCCCGGCAGGTTGTGGTAATGAGCGAGATTGCATGGAACAAGCACCGTCGGGTCCAGTGGTCGCTGATGTTGGGGGTCTCGGGCTGTGCCGCCTTTGGCCTGGCAACCGTCGTCGGATGACCGGCAGGAAGGCGCTGCAATGAACTTCCGCTCCCAGGTGTCCGCGCAGGTGTGGCAGGACTTGATCGACCGTGGACGTCGGCGGACCTATCCGAGTAAGTCTGTGCTCCTGGCGCAGGGTGAGTCCCCCGACTGTGTGATCGCCTTGGTCGATGGCCTGGTGAAAGTCGTCCAGAGTAATGAGCGCGGAGACGAACTGACGTTGATGCTCCGCGGACCGGGGGAGGTTCTCGGAGAGATGGGCGTTTTACTCGGACGCTCGCGCTCAGCCACCGTCACGGCGGCGCTGCGCTGCGCTGGGGTCGTGCTGCCCGCTCATGCGTTCAGGGGCTATGTGGAACGTCATCGGTTGGAGACGACCGTCTACCAACTGACCGTGGAGCGGCTGAACAGTCACGAACGCTTGCAGGCAGACCTGGCGCACCTGCCACCTGCGGGACGCATGGCCCGAGTAGTGAGCCACCTCGCCGATGAAGTGGGCACCCAGCAGGAACCGACCGGCCTGCTCGTTGAGCTTGGTATGCCGCGCGCAGAGCTGGCCACCATGGCGGGGATGCGCCGCTCGTCGGCACTTGCAGCTCTAGGGCAGCTCCAATCAGCTGGCATTCTCACGCTCGGCCGTCGGCGCCTGACCGTTAACGACGTGGCATGCCTCAAGGAAGTCGCCAAGGGACATGAGCTCCCCGGCGGTATGGGCCGGAAGGACGGCACACCCGCGGTGTGACCC includes:
- a CDS encoding pilin; amino-acid sequence: MRRLAVRVLVAGGTGAVLLLAEARPAWALATVPEVISNLRNWIVGISAGLATLFLTLGGARYLMASGDPGEVEAAKRALKAAAIGYGIAVLAPVITEVLQGIIGAEGNGGS
- a CDS encoding TRM11 family SAM-dependent methyltransferase, coding for MWNTAPTSAPHQRKRRGYVPESAAHPAKMLPVLAATAIQTYSRPGDLVLDPMCGIGTTLVEAGHLGRHGIGVEYEPRWAHAAARNAVAVAREGDAPPGEVYCGDARHLTRLIPTRHHGRIALVLTSPPYGKSLHGQVRSTRESGERGVTKKDNRYSRDPANLAHQSADHLLAAFTEILAQCRTVLRPGGTVVVTTRPWRERGELIDLPTAVLAAGRQAGLIPAERNVALLAGIRDGQLVTRPSFFQQKNVSDARRRGIPLHLIAHEDILVLRKCKLESAAPHPGARSFPPPCAQKAGAVVVAAW
- a CDS encoding Pycsar system effector family protein, encoding MAVEPTETAWRIQASIADWTAKADSKASFALTMQSTALAVLGLLATSKRATGDLDSTLARLLLWVGVVLMVGGVSCAAWAISPNLRKQRRGPESNDDFLYFGHVRHLEPTTLEAALRNKDPLPTLSRQVVVMSEIAWNKHRRVQWSLMLGVSGCAAFGLATVVG
- a CDS encoding Crp/Fnr family transcriptional regulator → MNFRSQVSAQVWQDLIDRGRRRTYPSKSVLLAQGESPDCVIALVDGLVKVVQSNERGDELTLMLRGPGEVLGEMGVLLGRSRSATVTAALRCAGVVLPAHAFRGYVERHRLETTVYQLTVERLNSHERLQADLAHLPPAGRMARVVSHLADEVGTQQEPTGLLVELGMPRAELATMAGMRRSSALAALGQLQSAGILTLGRRRLTVNDVACLKEVAKGHELPGGMGRKDGTPAV